Proteins co-encoded in one Rhodococcus sp. PAMC28707 genomic window:
- the dapA gene encoding 4-hydroxy-tetrahydrodipicolinate synthase, whose product MTYGDAAPPIQPPFGTVLTAMVTPFTADGKLDIDSGVRLAHHLVEQGNDGLVLAGTTGESPTTTENEKLELMRAVIAAVGHRARIIAGAGSNDTAHSVELARDAARAGAHGLLVVTPYYSRPPQAGLYAHFTAVADATDLPVMLYDIPPRSVVPIETETLRRLAEHPRILAVKDAKGDLNAGAELIASTGLQFFSGDDPLNLPWLSVGATGFVSVISHLVPARVRELHTAFMVGDIARAQAINASLIPVIRSVSRLGGVSAAKAGLRLIGIDVGEPRLPQVPPSIDQIELLAADLRAAGVLV is encoded by the coding sequence ATGACATACGGTGACGCCGCTCCTCCCATCCAGCCACCGTTCGGCACGGTGCTCACCGCTATGGTGACGCCATTCACTGCCGACGGGAAGTTGGACATAGATTCGGGAGTGCGTCTCGCTCATCACCTGGTGGAACAGGGAAACGACGGCTTGGTTCTGGCTGGGACAACCGGCGAGTCACCGACCACCACCGAGAACGAGAAGCTCGAGTTGATGCGGGCGGTCATCGCAGCTGTCGGACACCGCGCGCGGATCATTGCCGGTGCGGGCAGCAACGACACAGCACACAGCGTCGAACTCGCTCGGGATGCCGCGCGGGCGGGCGCACACGGCCTTCTGGTCGTGACGCCGTATTACTCTCGTCCACCGCAGGCCGGCCTGTATGCGCATTTCACCGCTGTTGCCGACGCAACCGATCTGCCTGTCATGTTGTACGACATCCCGCCGCGCTCGGTCGTCCCGATCGAGACCGAGACACTGCGCCGGTTGGCGGAGCATCCCAGAATTCTTGCCGTCAAGGATGCGAAGGGCGATCTCAATGCCGGCGCCGAACTGATAGCGTCCACTGGTCTGCAGTTCTTTTCGGGAGACGATCCACTCAATCTCCCGTGGCTGTCCGTCGGAGCTACCGGTTTCGTCAGCGTCATCAGCCATCTCGTCCCGGCCCGCGTCCGCGAACTGCACACCGCATTCATGGTCGGTGACATTGCGCGCGCGCAGGCCATCAATGCCAGCCTCATCCCCGTCATTCGCTCGGTCTCCCGCCTCGGCGGAGTCAGTGCAGCGAAGGCGGGTCTACGCCTCATCGGAATCGATGTCGGCGAACCCAGACTTCCCCAGGTGCCACCGAGCATCGACCAAATCGAATTGCTCGCAGCTGACCTGCGAGCAGCAGGAGTGCTTGTATGA
- the zwf gene encoding glucose-6-phosphate dehydrogenase, giving the protein MTSRVSVSDSELPPQVVVLFGATGDLARRKLLSGMMHLALSDLAPRIRVVGTSLEEMTSDEFRQMALESVVEFSTRTVSDEHWSEFARKLTYVSQKAGPAALADAVAHAEMELGPGTRRLHYLSVPPKAALAVVEMLGAADLVERSRIIMEKPFGTDLDSAIALNATLHETFEEDQIFRIDHFLGKEPAQNILAFRFANGLFEPIWNRNFIDHIQIDIPEKLGLDGRANFYESTGAFKDMVVTHLFQVLAFMAMEPPTALEPGAIGEEKNKVFRSMIPLDPKRVVRGQYSGYRSESGVADDSDTDTFVALQCEIDNWRWAGVPFYLRTGKRLAEGQRIISIAFREPPKSMFPAGSGVGAQGPDHLTFDLADASKVSLSFYGKRPGPGMRLDKLSMQFSIQDTERVGDVLEAYERLILDAMHGDHTLFTTAEGIERLWEVSAPLLADPPPVRLYSPGSWGPNAIHQLVAPHAWRLPFERAWREKK; this is encoded by the coding sequence GTGACTTCACGAGTGTCCGTATCCGACAGTGAACTGCCCCCACAGGTCGTGGTGCTCTTCGGAGCAACAGGCGACCTGGCTCGCCGCAAACTTCTTTCGGGGATGATGCACCTGGCATTGTCCGACCTCGCTCCACGTATACGTGTCGTCGGAACTTCGCTGGAAGAGATGACAAGTGACGAGTTTCGCCAGATGGCCCTGGAATCTGTCGTCGAATTCTCCACTCGCACGGTCTCCGACGAGCATTGGAGCGAGTTCGCACGCAAGCTGACCTATGTATCGCAGAAAGCCGGGCCTGCGGCGCTCGCCGATGCTGTTGCGCACGCGGAGATGGAGTTGGGTCCGGGAACCCGGCGCCTGCACTACCTCAGTGTTCCGCCGAAAGCTGCTCTCGCCGTCGTCGAAATGCTCGGTGCCGCCGATCTGGTCGAACGATCGCGCATCATCATGGAGAAGCCGTTCGGTACCGATCTCGACAGTGCGATAGCCCTCAACGCCACACTGCACGAGACCTTCGAGGAAGATCAAATCTTTCGGATAGATCACTTCCTCGGAAAAGAGCCTGCACAGAACATCCTGGCTTTCCGGTTCGCCAACGGTCTGTTCGAGCCGATCTGGAACCGGAACTTCATCGACCACATCCAGATCGACATCCCGGAGAAGTTGGGACTGGACGGTCGGGCGAACTTCTACGAATCCACCGGAGCTTTCAAAGACATGGTGGTGACGCACCTGTTTCAGGTTCTCGCGTTCATGGCAATGGAGCCGCCGACAGCCCTCGAACCCGGAGCGATCGGCGAGGAGAAGAACAAGGTCTTCCGCTCGATGATCCCTTTGGACCCGAAAAGGGTTGTGCGCGGGCAGTATTCCGGTTACCGATCGGAGTCTGGAGTGGCTGACGATTCCGACACCGACACCTTCGTCGCACTTCAGTGCGAAATCGACAACTGGCGGTGGGCAGGGGTTCCCTTCTACCTGCGGACCGGTAAGCGGTTGGCCGAAGGACAACGGATCATTTCGATTGCTTTCCGTGAGCCACCCAAATCGATGTTCCCGGCAGGATCGGGCGTCGGCGCGCAGGGGCCGGACCACCTGACGTTCGACCTAGCGGACGCGTCGAAGGTATCGCTGTCGTTCTACGGCAAGCGGCCGGGGCCAGGGATGCGACTCGACAAATTGTCCATGCAGTTTTCCATCCAGGACACCGAACGGGTCGGCGACGTTCTCGAAGCGTACGAGCGCTTGATTCTCGACGCCATGCATGGAGACCACACCCTGTTCACGACGGCAGAGGGTATCGAGCGACTGTGGGAGGTGTCGGCGCCGCTCCTTGCCGATCCACCACCGGTTCGGCTGTATTCACCTGGCTCGTGGGGACCCAATGCCATTCATCAACTCGTCGCCCCGCATGCGTGGCGGTTGCCGTTCGAACGTGCGTGGCGCGAGAAGAAGTGA
- the thyX gene encoding FAD-dependent thymidylate synthase: protein MPNTVSLNVQLVAKTEFSGPPDIPWETDADGGQALVEFAGRACYQSWSKPNPRTATNASYLRHLLDVGHLSVLEHASVSFYITGISRSCTHELIRHRHFSYSQLSQRFVPENDAKVIVPPAVEGDPHLEALFERATDASRAAYVELLDALDHKLEGVTNSALRGKQARQAARSVLPNATETRLLVTGNYRAWRHFVSMRASEHADIEIRRLAVECLRQLAEVAPDVFGDFEVSTLADGSEVAHSPFVTEL, encoded by the coding sequence GTGCCGAATACGGTGTCACTGAATGTGCAATTGGTTGCCAAGACCGAATTCTCGGGGCCGCCCGACATCCCCTGGGAGACCGATGCCGATGGCGGACAGGCCCTGGTCGAGTTCGCTGGTCGCGCCTGCTACCAGAGTTGGTCCAAGCCCAATCCGCGCACTGCGACCAATGCGTCGTATCTGCGGCACCTTCTCGATGTCGGGCACCTGTCGGTTCTCGAACACGCGAGCGTCAGCTTCTACATCACCGGCATTTCCCGGTCGTGCACGCACGAGTTGATCCGACACCGGCATTTCTCGTACTCGCAGCTCTCGCAGCGATTCGTCCCCGAGAACGACGCCAAAGTCATCGTTCCCCCCGCCGTCGAGGGTGACCCACACCTGGAAGCACTCTTCGAACGAGCTACCGACGCCAGTCGGGCCGCCTACGTCGAACTTTTGGATGCGCTCGATCACAAACTCGAAGGCGTCACCAATTCGGCGTTGCGGGGTAAGCAAGCTCGTCAGGCCGCCCGGTCGGTGTTGCCGAACGCGACCGAGACACGCCTGCTCGTCACCGGCAACTACCGGGCGTGGCGTCACTTCGTCTCGATGCGAGCCTCCGAACACGCGGACATCGAAATCCGGCGACTTGCCGTGGAATGTCTGCGTCAGTTGGCGGAAGTGGCACCGGATGTATTCGGCGATTTCGAAGTATCGACGTTGGCCGATGGTTCAGAGGTGGCGCACAGCCCATTCGTGACCGAGTTGTGA